A genome region from Diospyros lotus cultivar Yz01 unplaced genomic scaffold, ASM1463336v1 superscaf2, whole genome shotgun sequence includes the following:
- the LOC127793303 gene encoding LOW QUALITY PROTEIN: NADH-ubiquinone oxidoreductase chain 2 (The sequence of the model RefSeq protein was modified relative to this genomic sequence to represent the inferred CDS: substituted 4 bases at 4 genomic stop codons), which produces MLLNSLILLLLSNAITSRRDKSILYSRATITILLISAFIAYDNLSLLFLAKGIGIFGGLFHTTATTNFFHLFIFLITSVILLLTSFYPRKVXLKEYSSPTRLLFTKLVYYGTLLLNKMGEQFKIIEYSLIILFIVTGSVFLISTSDLVSIFLSIELQSYGLYLLSTIYRDSEPATSGGLMYFLLGGLSSCFILLGTALLYANSGTTNLDSLYIITSISNVSKDNLTGLLYXYKSYYIHISLLFIAVGFLFKVSAAPFHFXSPDVYDAIPTVVTTFVAIIAKISIFIFLLELVHYTSKPILDLDFSXTNSLLLSSLLSLVIGTVVGLTQSRIKRLFAFSTISHVGFILLGLSIHTVESTQAFMFYLIQYSISNLNAFILILTIGYSLYCYVDNTNSTKIIGKEQDSNEKQKDSNENNGNLTDVNNSPIQLIDQLKGYYYINPVIALSLGITLFSFAGIPPLIGFFGKQMILSAAIDNGYIFMSLVAILTSVISAVYYLAIIKQIFFDKPDYLVNDELKDFNADGLITEKNTIVKKVNVNINNIVISTSLSLSISVITLVITLFIFIPEELLSLANILALIIFNL; this is translated from the coding sequence ATGTTACTAAATTCATTAATATTATTACTTTTATCTAATGCTATTACATCAAGACGAGACAAATCTATCTTGTACTCTAGAGCAACGATTACAATCTTACTAATATCAGCTTTTATAGCTTATgataatttatctcttttatttttagcaaaagGTATAGGAATATTCGGTGGGTTATTCCATACTACAGCTACTACAAATTTTTTCcacctatttatctttttaataacTAGCGTTATCTTATTGTTAACTTCATTTTACCCTAGAAAAGTTTGATTGAAAGAATATAGCAGCCCGACTAGacttttatttacaaaattagttTATTACGGAACcttacttttaaataaaatgggAGAGCAgtttaaaataatagaatactccttaattatcttatttattgttACAGGAAGTGTTTTTCTAATTTCTACTAGTGATTTAGTATCTATATTCCTGTCTATAGAATTACAAAGTTATGGACTGTATTTATTATCAACTATCTATAGAGATTCAGAACCCGCTACTTCAGGTGGTCTTATGTATTTTTTACTAGGGGGATTGTCATCTTGTTTTATACTATTAGGTACAGCGTTACTTTATGCAAATTCTGGTACCACAAACTTAGACAgcttatatattataactaGCATATCTAATGTAAGTAAAGACAACCTTACAGGGCTACTATATTGATATAAATCTTACTATATACACATAAGTTTACTATTTATAGCTGTAGGATTCTTATTTAAAGTTTCCGCTGCACCATTCCATTTTTGAAGTCCTGACGTTTATGACGCAATTCCTACTGTTGTTACAACTTTTGTAGCTATAATAgccaaaatttctatttttattttcttattagaATTAGTTCACTATACAAGTAAACCAATACTAGATCTAGATTTTTCTTGAACAAATAGCTTATTACTTAGCTCTCTTCTATCTTTAGTTATTGGAACAGTGGTAGGGCTAACACAGTCTAGAATAAAAAGACTTTTTGCGTTTAGTACAATATCACACGTAGGGTTTATATTATTAGGTTTAAGTATACACACTGTAGAATCAACACAAGCGTTTATGTTCTACTTAATTCAATATTCTATCTCAAATTTAAATgcttttatattaatattaactaTTGGTTACTCTCTTTATTGTTATGTAGATAATACAAATTCTACCAAAATTATTGGAAAAGAACAGGATAGtaatgaaaaacaaaaggatAGTAATGAAAACAATGGTAATTTAACGGATGTTAATAATTCTCCTATTCAACTTATTGATCAGTTGAAAGGATATTACTACATAAATCCTGTTATAGCCTTAAGTTTAGGGATAACTTTATTCTCTTTTGCGGGAATACCACCTTTAATAGGGTTCTTTGGTAAACAGATGATTTTAAGTGCAGCAATTGATAACGGGTATATTTTTATGAGCTTAGTTGCTATATTAACAAGCGTTATAAGTGCTGTATATTATTTAGCTATAATAAAACAAATCTTTTTTGATAAACCAGATTACCTAGTAAACGATGAACTAAAAGATTTTAATGCAGATGGTTTAATAACTGAAAAAAATACTATCGTTAAAAAAGTGAATgtaaatataaacaatattgTTATATCAACCTCATTAAGTTTATCTATTTCAGTTATTACATTAgtaataacattatttatttttatacctGAAGAATTATTAAGTTTAGCTAATATATTAGCattgatcatttttaatttataa